From the genome of Ictalurus furcatus strain D&B chromosome 4, Billie_1.0, whole genome shotgun sequence, one region includes:
- the LOC128607144 gene encoding KH homology domain-containing protein 4 has product MASGTPCLNSRWDQPKPKANLLQGIMGNVSANKTASVTPGPAVTPGAGSPALSAPDAPAQGGVEMAAAMAAKLNAMLMAKGKLKPLQPLPSKAPPSAPVPVGSEEIVVTEVDINDVPVNCRNLLTKNKTQEEIRLYSGALVSTKGLYLSDADKPTYKGGERPLYLHVQGRNQDEVNKAVMRIKEIISEDVLRASGGLQPAVMPPVPVYPQPPRPSVPPQPHLPTPRPPNAPVTPAHRPPPPHAGSFVHTKLFVGLEQCLPGFGVNEKVEGPSGSYLQHIQTETGARVFLRGKGSGYIEQASRRESFEPLYLYISHPNSVGLEAAKKLCESLLETVRTEHSRMVSVYTATGSTQAAYPSHGYSSTGSSSYSSQSWYGYPSAYPSYPATGSYWSRADGADSAQMVQYPVCPRKSTSFILEDEKESSDAAVNDSSGVSSPKRHFIEESEEEEGGKELREEPKADDPVEEPVLSSTDNDVGKSDGTLMPPPALPVVSLPAPLKRPRQEPALTHTDEKEVKKLKISSDSLGLVPYGGDSSDEEEEKTRSGRKSNS; this is encoded by the exons atggcATCGGGGACGCC GTGCCTGAACAGTCGCTGGGATCAACCCAAGCCCAAAGCGAACCTGCTGCAGGGGATTATGGGAAATGTGTCAGCTAACAAGACAGCTTCAGTGACCCCGGGTCCAGCTGTTACACCCGGGGCAGGTTCTCCAGCTCTTTCTGCCCCAGACGCCCCAGCACAGGGAGGAGTGGAGATGGCCGCTGCGATGGCTGCCAAACTGAACGCCATGTTAATGGCTAAAGGAAAACTTAAACCACTGCAGCCTTTACCTAGTAAG gcCCCTCCCAGTGCCCCTGTACCTGTCGGCAGTGAGGAGATCGTTGTCACAGAAGTGGATATTAATGATGTTCCTGTGAACTGCAGGAATCTGCTCACCAAAAACAAGACGCAGGAGGAG ATTCGTCTGTACAGCGGCGCGCTGGTCTCCACTAAAGGCCTGTACCTGAGCGATGCTGACAAGCCCACCTACAAAGGAGG AGAGCGTCCTCTGTATCTACACGTTCAGGGACGCAATCAGGACGAAGTCAACA AGGCCGTGATGCGGATTAAAGAAATAATCTCTGAGGATGTGCTGCGAGCGTCAGGGGGCCTGCAGCCGGCTGTAATGCCCCCGGTTCCTGTTTACCCCCAACCCCCGCGACCCTCCGTACCCCCGCAGCCACATCTCCCTACGCCACGCCCCCCGAACGCTCCCGTAACGCCCGCACACAGACCCCCTCCTCCTCACGCTGGG AGTTTTGTGCACACTAAGCTATTTGTAGGATTGGAGCAGTGCCTGCCGGGCTTCGGCGTGAACGAGAAGGTGGAGGGACCGAGCGGCTCGTACCTGCAGCACATCCAGACGGAGACCGGGGCGCGCGTCTTTCTGCGGGGGAAGGGCTCGGGCTACATCGAACAGGCCTCGCGAAGAGAATCGTTTGAACCCCTGTACCTCTACATCAG CCACCCGAACTCCGTCGGCCTGGAAGCAGCCAAGAAACTCTGTGAGAGCCTTCTAGAGACG GTGCGGACTGAACACTCGCGCATGGTATCCGTGTACACAGCTACAGGTTCCACACAAG cagCATACCCGTCTCACGGATACTCATCCACCGGCAGCAGTAGTTACAGCAGCCAGTCGTGGTACGGCTACCCCAGCGCTTACCCATCATACCCTGCGACCGGAAGTTACTGGAGTCGAGCAGACGGTGCAGACAGTGCTCAGATGGTGCAGTATCCCGTGTGTCCTCGCAAGTCCACTTCATTCATACTGGAG gatgaAAAGGAGAGCTCAGATGCTGCTGTAAACGACTCGTCCGGTGTTTCCAGCCCAAAGAGACACTTCATAGAGGAGAGTGAAGAGGAGGAAGGAGGAAAGGAGTTGAGAGAG GAGCCTAAAGCAGATGATCCAGTGGAAGAGCCTGTGTTGTCCAGCACTGATAATGATGTCGGCAAATCAGATGG GACATTGATGCCTCCTCCAGCTCTTCCTGTGGTGTCGCTCCCAGCACCGCTCAAGAGACCAAGACAAGAacctgctctcacacacactg ATGAAAAGGAGGTGAAGAAGCTGAAGATCTCCTCAGACTCTTTAGGTCTCGTTCCATATGGTGGAGACTCATCGGAcgaggaagaagagaaaactCGCAGTGGGAGGAAGAGTaattcctaa